The stretch of DNA GTCGTCATCGAACCTTTCTTAGACCGTAAGAAAATGGTGGATAACACCATCAAAACTGTGGAAACGAATCTTTTGGAAGGAGCTTTAATTGTTGTTTTTATCCTGGTATTATTTTTAGGAAATTTTAGAGCCGGATTCATCGTCGCATCTGTAATTCCATTATCCTTATTATTTGCCATCATTATGATGAATATTTTTGGAGTGGGTGGAAATTTAATGAGCTTAGGAGCTTTAGACTTTGGTCTTATCGTCGATGGAGCTGTAATTATTGTTGAGGCTGCAATGCATCAATTGGCTCATTCGAAAAAATTTGGTTTAAACCAGCAACTGAATCAAAAGCAAATGGATGAGACTGTTGCCTCTTCAGCAAAAAAAATGGTGAACTCAGCTGTTTTTGGGCAAATCATTATTTTAATTGTATACCTCCCAATTTTTACACTACAAGGAATTGAAGGAAAAATGTTCAAACCCATGGCACAGACAGTTGCATTTGCACTCGTTGGAGCATTTATTTTATCTCTGACGTATGTTCCAATGATGAGTAGTTTATTTTTAAGTCGAAAAAAGAAAAGGAAACCCAACGTATCGGATCGTATCATGGCTAAAATCGAAGGAATTCATCACTCCTATCTGATCAAAGCCATTAAATTAAGATACATTATTATAGGGATTGTTTTGACGTTATTTGCATGTTCTTCTTATATGATGACCCGTTTAGGTGGAGAATTTATTCCTGCTTTAGAAGAGGGCGATTTTGCAGTTGAAGCGCGCATTTTAACCGGTAGTAATATACCTACAACAATAGAATACACCAATAAAGCAGCTAAAATTCTGAAAGACCGTTTTCCTGAAGTAGAAATGGTGGTAACTAAAATTGGGAGTGGAGAAATTCCTACAGACCCCATGCCCATGGATGCTGGTGATATGATTATCGTATTAAAACCAAAAAAAGAATGGACTTCTGCTTCATCATTTCCTGAATTATCAAGCCAAATGAGTAAAGCATTAGAAGATATCCCTGGATTATCTACGGGATTTCAATTTCCCGTACAAATGCGTTTTAACGAATTAATGACTGGTGCACGCCAAGATGTGGTGGTGAAAATATTTGGCGAAAACTTGGACAGCCTAGCAAATAATGCGGAAAAAATCGGTAAAATCATTAATACCGTTGAAGGTGCTCAAGATTTATACATAGAGCCGATTAATGGAATTCCACAAGTTGTCATCGAATTTAATCGTGCCTTATTAGCTCAATACGGTTTATCGATTGGAGAAGCCAATCGAATCATAAATATGGCATTTGCTGGTCAATCGACAGGTATGGTCTTCGAAGGTGAAAAGCGATTCGATTTGGTCGTACGTTTAGCTCAAGAACAGCGATCAAATATTGAAGATATTCGAAATTTATTGATCCCTACACCAAATGGCAATCAAATTCCATTGCACCAAATTGCATCAGTAGATTATAAAAATACGCCCAATCAAATTCAACGAGAAGATGCCAAAAGACGTATTGTTGTCGGTTTTAATGTAAAAGGACGCGACGTTGAAAGCGTAGTCCATGAGTTACAACAGAAAGTTGAGACTCAAGTCCAATTGCCTACAGGATATTACACAACTTATGGCGGTGCATTTGAAAATCTAAATCAAGCCAAAACACGTCTAAGTATAGCAGTTCCGGTTGCCTTGATTTTAATTTTTATATTATTATTCTTTGCATTCCGTTCAATAAAAGAAAGTTTATTGATTTATACCGCAATTCCTTTATCCTCAATTGGTGGTATTTTATTTCTAACTATGCGCGATTTACCGTTCAGTATTAGTGCAGGGGTAGGATTTATCGCTTTGTTTGGAATTGCCGTTTTAAACGGAATTGTATTAGTTGCAGAATACAATCGTCTGCGCGATAGTGGTCTACAAAATACAATACGAATTGTACTCAATGGAACAAAAACTCGATTAAGACCCGTTTTAATGACAGCTGCTGTGGCATCTTTAGGATTTTTACCTATGGCATTAAGTAATGGTTCAGGCGCTGAAGTTCAACGTCCATTAGCAACAGTTGTAATTGGAGGATTATTGGGTGCAACATTCCTAACTCTATTTGTTTTACCAATTTTATACATTATGTTTTCTAAAATACAATTTAAAAATAAACCTAATCATCTATCAACTATTGTTTTAATCATCATGAGTTGTTTAGGAACAACTACTCAGGCTCAAGAGAAAAGTTTAAGTGAAATTATTGCACTTGCAGAAAAAAATAATTTAGAACTCAAACAAGCGGATCTGAATCAGTTGTATCACCAAAAAAACAATTATAACAATCGATCATTTGCCCCCTTAGAAATTTCTTCTGAATTTGGGCAAGTCAATTCAGGGGAATTCGATACCAAATTTAGCATCAATCAAACCCTACAATTTCCAACGGTTTTTAAAAGACAAAAAGAATTTAATGAAGGATTAATTCGTTCAGCTGAACTGAATAAAAAATTAACGTTATTACAAGTTAAACAACAAATAACTCTAGTATATGTTGCAATGCAAACCTATCAAAAACAAAAAAACCTATTACTTGAAAATCAACTGATCTATCAACAATTTTTAGAAAAAGCCAACTTACGTCTAAAAAAAGGTGAAAGCAATCGTAGTGAAGTAGCAACTGCAACCATTCAATTAAAATCGATCGAAAATCAAATCAAATTAGTCAATGTTCAGATTGAAAATGCAGCACGTCAATTACAATACTTAAGCAATCATACAGAAAAAATTTATGCGAATACTACTCCTATTGATTGGAATCTAATGGGCTATGAAAGTATTCATCCAAATCATCCTATGATTCAAGTAGCTCAACAGGAAATTGAATTAGCTCAACAAGAAACTGCGATCCAAAAATCGAAGAAAATTCCAAGTATTTCCGTAGGATATTCGAATCAAAGTTTTTCAGACCTGGATCAAAATCGTTACAATTCATTCCAAGTGGGTGTACAATTACCTATTTTCAATAAAGCTGTCAATAGTAATATTGCAGCTTCTCAAATTAAAGTTGAAATGGCACAACAGGAAGTGTTGTTAAAGCAAAATCAATTACATCAAGAATATGATCAAATTCAAAATCAAATTCATACGTATGAAACCATCATTCTTGATTTTGAAACAACTCAAATTCCTGCTGCTCAATCATTACAACAAACCATTAATCGCCAATTATTAGAAGGTGAAATTAACTTTTTGGATTGGGTCATCTTAAATAACCAAATTCTTGAAGTACGTTCAAATGTTTTAGAAATTAGAAACAAAAAAGACTTAGCCTTAGCCCAATTAACTTATTATACAGCACAGTAACCATGAAAAAATATATCTTACTTATCGGAGCAATCGCACTATTATCGAATTGCTCTAATCAATCGTCTGAAAATAATGCTAAGGAACAAACGTCTGCACAACCCACCTCAATTCTAACTTTAACCGATGCGCAATTAAAGAATATTGAAATGGATACGATTTCATTTCAAAACATATCATTGCCAACCATCGTACGTTTAAATGCAAAAACAGAAGTTACACCACAGCATACCGTATCAATTACAAATGCTTTTGGTGGATATGTTAAAGCCATTACTCTAATACCTGGAAATACGGTGACAAAAGGACAAGTTCTTGTCGTTTTAGAAGACCCGCAATACATCCAAATGCAAGAAGATTATTTGACAACTAAAGCCTTATTAGAGCAAGCCAATGCGGACTTCATTCGTCAAAGGGATTTGAACAGCGAACAAGCGGCAAGTGACAAAGTTTTACAACAAGCAAAAGCCAACCGTCAAACCTTAATGGTAAAAAAACGAGCTTTAGAGGAAAAACTTAAATTGATGAATATTCATCCAAATGCAGTTTCAATTAATACTATAAAAAGAACAATAAATGTCTATGCACCAATAAGTGGAATTGTAAATTCGGTATCAACTAATACGGGACAATATGTGTCCCCAGCTGATGCGATGGTAGAAATTATCAATCCCAATAGTGCTTTATTGAATATCAAGGTATTTGAAAAAGATTTGTATGAAGTAAATATTGGACAAGAATTAAAAGCATATACCAATTCTAACCCAAATCAAAAGCTCACAGCTAAAATCACCTCTATTTCAAAAGAAATTAAAGATGATGGTACTGTTGATGTCTATGCCCAGATTACAAATCCAAATGGAATTAAAATTACCGCAAATATGTATCTGAATGTTGAGTTAACCGTCCATCGAATGGCAACGAACGTATTACCAGAAGAAGCGGTAGTTCATTTTGAAGGAAAGGATTATGCCTTTGAGGTGTTAAAAAATAATCAATTCAAATTAATACCAGTCGAAATAGGACAAACTCATCAAAATCAAGTTGAAATAAAATCACCTATAAATCAAGGAAAAGTGTATGTAAGCAAAGGAGCTTACCAATTACTGACCGCAATGAAAAACAGTGGTGACAATGAATAAAAAAAAGAGGCTGTCTCAAAAGTGAGACAGCTTTTTTTTAAGAAAAAAAGAAAGCCTAAGCTTTCCCAATTGGTGCAATTTTATTAAATTGCTGTGTGTATACTAGTTCGAAAATAGTCTTTAAAGATTACAATCCCAAAGAAAATTTGCTTTTTCCTCCAAATTTATCGGAGTTGATAGAAGAAAAGCATCCTGTTAGAGTTATTTCCAATATAATAGATGGTTTAGCAATTAAAAATCTTATTAATAGCTATAAACCATATGGAACATCATCTTATCACCCAAAAATGCTTCTGAAAGTGTTGATTTATGGCTACCTAAGTAATATTTATTCAAGCCGTAAATTAGAACAAGCACTGAAAGAAAATATTCATTTTATGTGGCTTTCTGGAATGAATCGTCCTGACCATAATACGATAAATCGCTTTCGTAGCGAGCGATTAAAAGGTAAACTGAAATCTATATTCACTCAAATAGTCTTGCTTTTAGAAAAAGAAGGAATCGTTAGTTTAACAACCACTTTTGTTGATGGGACTAAGATTGAGGCAAACGCTAATCGCTATACATTCGTTTGGGGAAGAGCGATTAAAAAACACAAAGCTAGAATTTCTGAGCAGTTAGAAGACTTATGGAATTACGCAGAAAGTGTAGCAAAAGAAGAGCTTCAAAACACAGAAAATATTGAATTTAAAGAAATCGATTCTGAAAAAGTCACACAAACAATTGATAAGATAAATGAAGTTTTGAAAGATAAAAAAATCCCATCAAAGATTCGTCAAAAGCTCAATTATGGAAAGAAAAATTGGTCTAAGAATTTAGAAAAATACAAAAAACAAGAAGAGATTTTACAACAAAGAAATTCTTACTCTAAGACCGATACAGATGCTACATTTATGAGAATGAAAGAAGATCATATGAAAAATGGTCAGCTAAAACCCGCTTATAATCTGCAAATCTCCACGAATAAACAGTATATTTTACATTATTCTATTCACCATAATCCAACCGATACAAAAACTCTAAAACCTCATTTAGCAGGTTTTGAGCAGCATTACCATAGAACTCCAAAAGAGCTTGTAGCCGATGCGGGCTATGGCTCAGAAGAAAATTATAACTTGCTTAAATCAAAAAAGATAAAACCTTACGTAAAATACAATTACTTCAGAAAAGATCAAAAATCAGGACAAATTACTTCTTCAGAGAGCAATCCCAAACTGGCTAAAATAAGAGAAAAAGCATATAAACTTCTCAATACAGTGAGAGGTATCAAACTCAGAAAACAAAGATGTCACGATGTTGAACCAGTTTTTGCCGAAATAAAACACAACAAAAACTTTAAACGATTTATGTTAAGAGGAGTTGATAAAGTCGAAATTGAAGTCGGCTTACTTGCTATTGCTCATAACTTAAAGAAAATGGCGAAAATCACCTGAAAAAAGTTCATTTTACCATCATTTTTACATTTTTTGCTTATTTAATTCAATTTTGAACTATTAAATTACAAAATTAGATTCATCAGATAAAATACAAAAAAAAGAGACTGTCTTTTGAGACAGCCTCATTTTTAGTTTTTATATGTAATCCATTTCAACATTTCTTTAAGCGTTGGTTTTTTACCATAGATTAAAATTCCAATGCGATAGATTTTTGAAGCCAATAAGATCATTCCAATAGTACTCAACAAAAGAATAAAAATAGATAATGCAAGTTCCCAAATCGGAATATCAAAAGGGACACGTGTAATCATTGCAATCGGGGATGTTAATGGAATCATTGATACCCAAAAGGCAACTGGACCATCAGGATTTTGTAAACTCGTAAATGCGCCATATAATCCAATACTCATAGGAATTAATGGAAAATATGTAAATTGTTGGGTATCGGTATCATTATCAACCGCAGATCCAATAGCTGCAAAAATTGAAGAATAAAATAAATATCCTAGAATAAAGTACACGATAAAAGTGAAAATAATCAAAGGATAGTTAAACGACAATAACACTTCACTCGTTTCAGCTGCCATTTGCATTAAATCAGGATTCGCTTCCATTAATTCTTGCTGATCTAAAGCTTGTTGAGCCATATCCATTCGACTAGATACTAACATTGGAAAAATGGATAATAAACCAATGGTCATCCCGATCCAAATGGAAAATTGGGTCACGGCAACCAGCGTTGTTCCTAAAATTTTACCCAACATTAACTCGAAAGGCTTAACTGATGATATAATAATTTCAATTACGCGATTGTTTTTCTCTTCTACCACAGAACGCATCACTTTCACACCATAAATCATAATGAACATAAAAATGATATAAGTTAAAGCACCAGCTAAAGCAATTTTTAATTCTAAGCCTTTATCTTCTTTCCCTTCTTTAACATTATACACATTCAGAGACACATTTGAAGTGGTATTTTTTAATGCCGTTTGATCTATTCCGGATTGTTTTAAACGGGATTCTTCGATGAAATCCGACATCATTCCAGCAATTTTTTCTCGATTGGAAATTCCTAAATTCCCATTCGTTGAAATTTTCGTATTCTTTTCAATATGTTCAAAATTTCCATCCGTATTTGCAGGAATCTCTAATAATGCGCTTAAATACTCGCTTCCACTCAATGTATCCTTAATCGCTTTTGCTTCAGATGGAGTATAGATATTGAAAATCATATTTTCATCTGACTTAAAAGTTGTGATAAATTGGGCACTTTCATCAATAACAGCAATATTTTTTACTTCTGAATTATTGGCTGAATTCAACCAAAAAATAAATCCTCCTGCACCCACAAGTAGCAGTGGAGACAAAATCGTCATGATGATAAAGGCTTTATTCTTGACTTGTGATAAAAATTCTCGCGATGCGACAAGTATAATATTTTTCATTAGTAATAATTATTTGGCGTTGGCATTGGATTGTTTAACGGCTTGTAAAAACACATCATTCATCGATGGGATTTTTTCTTTAAATTGTGATATATGCCCCATTTCAATTAATTCTTTCAATACAACATTAGAATTTAATGTTTTATCAATCATCATTTGAAAAGAAGTCAAGTTCCCTTTTTTCTCAATTGTTCGGATTTGATATTTCTTTTCTAACATTTGAAGTCCTTCAGCCGATAGGTGTTCAATTCCAACAGCATATTCTCCTGATTTAAATTGGTTTCTCACCTCTTCAATCGTACCATCTAAAACTTTGTTGGACTGATTAATCAACGCTACATGATCACACATTTCTTCTACCGATTCCATACGGTGGGTTGAGAAAATAACGGTTGTGCCTTTGTCTCTCAGTTCTAAAATTTCATTGGCAATCACTTGAGCATTTACAGGATCGAATCCTGAAAAGGGTTCATCGAAAATAAGTAATGAAGGTTCATGAATTACCGTAACGACAAATTGAACTTTTTGTCCCATTCCTTTGGATAATTCACTTAATTTTTTGTCCCACCAGGACATGATTCCTAGTTTTTCGAACCAATATGTCGTACGAATTCGAGCTTCATGCGCAGAAAGTCCTTTTAAACGAGCAAAATAAATGGCCTGCTCACCCACTTTCATATTTTTATACAATCCACGTTCTTCAGGCATATACCCGACTTGTGCAATTGATTTTTTGGTTAAAGGTTCCCCATTCAAGAAAATCTTACCTTCATCAGGCGCAGTAATTTGATTAACGATACGAATAAAAGTCGTTTTCCCTGCTCCATTCGGCTCAAGTAGACCATAAATAGAACCTTGTGGAATATTAATGCTAAAGTTATTTAAAGCAACTTTATCTTTATATCTACGTGTTAAATTTTCTGCTTGTAATAAGTATTCCATGTTGATGTTTCGTTGAATTTGCAAAGTTAGTAAGAAGAAGTGTATTATTGTTACAAAAAATCTTCCGCTGTACGTGGATCCCAAAGCACACCTTTGAAATCCACTATTTTATGATCAATAATTTTATGCCCTTCCCGTTCCAGTAAGCCTTGCATTTGTTCCGGTGGATTAAAATGATGACGTCCCGTTAAAACACCATTTCGATTAACCACACGATGTGCAGGTACTTGATCTTCCAGAACAACTTGATTTAAAGCATAACCTACCACACGAGCGGAAAATCCACTACCAATAAGTTGGGCAATAATTCCATAAGTGCAAACCTTTCCCTCAGGGATAGCTCTTACAATTTGATAAATTTCTTCGTAGGAATTATTTATTTCTTTTTTCATGATGTTGATTTTTATTGTAAATTTAAGACAAACCATTAGCGCCTATGCACAACAAAGTACGAATTAAAACCCTAAGAAGCCGTCCTCGATTTAAAGTTTACACAAAAGCTTCTAAAGAAGAATTAATTCAATTGATCAAAAAACATTTACAAAACAATTCAAAAGCAATTGGCGGTTACGCGAATAAAGAATTTGCTATGGTACGCTTAAGGAAGGAAAAAGAACAATTCTGTACAATTACAAATACGATGGGAACAAGATGAGGATAACATACAGCACACAGTAGTTCGTGGCATTATAGGTCCTCGTCCCAATGTATGGACGTTCTTTATGTTTATGTATGGATTATCAGGAGCGTTGCTCTTAGTTGGGCAATAATTCCATAAGTGCAAACCTTTCCCTCAGGGATAGCTCTTACAATTTGATAAATTTCTTCGTAGGAATTATTTATTTCTTTTTTCATGATGTTGATTTTTATTGTAAATTTAAGACAAACCATTAGCGCCTATGCACAACAAAGTACGAATTAAAACCCTAAGAAGCCGTCCTCGATTTAAAGTTTACACAAAAGCTTCTAAAGAAGAATTAATTCAATTGATCAAAAAACATTTACAAAACAATTCAAAAGCAATTGGCGGTTACGCGAATAAAGAATTTGCTATGGTACGCTTAAGGAAGGAAAAAGAACAATTCTGTACAATTACAAATACGATGGGAACAAGATGAGGATAACATACAGCACACAGTAGTTCGTGGCATTATAGGTCCTCGTCCCAATGTATGGACGTTCTTTATGTTTATGTATGGATTATCAGGAGCGTTGCTCTTAACTTTAGGCTCCTATGCCCTTTCTGAATATATCGTCAATGGTGAAAGTCATTGGGTTTGGAGTGTTCCTGTTGCCCTTTGTATTGGTATAGGTACATATATTGCCACCCGAATTGGACAAAATTTAGCAAAAGAACATTTACATGTTTTAAATGACTTTGTGGATGATTTATTTCAAGAAGTCGAATTTTATGAATAAAAAAACCACTTCATTCGAAGTGGTTTTACATTTAAGAAATATGGTATGATTATATTGTCTTAACATTTACAGCCATTGTACCTTTACGTCCTTCAGCTAAGTCGAAAGAAACTTCATCGTTTTCTTTTACTTTGTCTACTAAACCTGTAACGTGTACAAAAAACTCTTTTCCTGATTCTGTTTCTTTAATAAATCCAAATCCTTTTTCTTCATTAAAGAATTTTACAGTTCCTTTATTCATGATATTCTAAATTATTGGTGAAAGATAGAATAATAAATTTTATAAATCAC from Faecalibacter sp. LW9 encodes:
- a CDS encoding MGMT family protein, translating into MKKEINNSYEEIYQIVRAIPEGKVCTYGIIAQLIGSGFSARVVGYALNQVVLEDQVPAHRVVNRNGVLTGRHHFNPPEQMQGLLEREGHKIIDHKIVDFKGVLWDPRTAEDFL
- a CDS encoding efflux RND transporter periplasmic adaptor subunit, with protein sequence MKKYILLIGAIALLSNCSNQSSENNAKEQTSAQPTSILTLTDAQLKNIEMDTISFQNISLPTIVRLNAKTEVTPQHTVSITNAFGGYVKAITLIPGNTVTKGQVLVVLEDPQYIQMQEDYLTTKALLEQANADFIRQRDLNSEQAASDKVLQQAKANRQTLMVKKRALEEKLKLMNIHPNAVSINTIKRTINVYAPISGIVNSVSTNTGQYVSPADAMVEIINPNSALLNIKVFEKDLYEVNIGQELKAYTNSNPNQKLTAKITSISKEIKDDGTVDVYAQITNPNGIKITANMYLNVELTVHRMATNVLPEEAVVHFEGKDYAFEVLKNNQFKLIPVEIGQTHQNQVEIKSPINQGKVYVSKGAYQLLTAMKNSGDNE
- a CDS encoding ATP-binding cassette domain-containing protein, with the translated sequence MEYLLQAENLTRRYKDKVALNNFSINIPQGSIYGLLEPNGAGKTTFIRIVNQITAPDEGKIFLNGEPLTKKSIAQVGYMPEERGLYKNMKVGEQAIYFARLKGLSAHEARIRTTYWFEKLGIMSWWDKKLSELSKGMGQKVQFVVTVIHEPSLLIFDEPFSGFDPVNAQVIANEILELRDKGTTVIFSTHRMESVEEMCDHVALINQSNKVLDGTIEEVRNQFKSGEYAVGIEHLSAEGLQMLEKKYQIRTIEKKGNLTSFQMMIDKTLNSNVVLKELIEMGHISQFKEKIPSMNDVFLQAVKQSNANAK
- a CDS encoding CusA/CzcA family heavy metal efflux RND transporter; translation: MLNKIIDFSIKNKFIVGLMTFALLLYGVYEATKLPIDAQPDITSNQVQIITVAPSFSAEDIERLVTFPIEQANANIGGITEIRSFSRFGLSLVTIVFDDDTDIYWARQQVSERLIQVQSEIPEGIGEPQLGPISTGLGEIYQYVVRPADGYEDQYDETELRTIQDWIVRRQLLGVPGVADVSSFGGKLKQYEIGIDPQRLNAFQLTINDIFNALSENNQNTGGAYIEKGPTSLFIRSEGLIGSIEDIENILVKRSTSGTPILMKDVAEIKTGFATRYGAMTYNDKGEVSGAIVMMLKGANSNEVVKNVQERIEEIKKTLPEGVVIEPFLDRKKMVDNTIKTVETNLLEGALIVVFILVLFLGNFRAGFIVASVIPLSLLFAIIMMNIFGVGGNLMSLGALDFGLIVDGAVIIVEAAMHQLAHSKKFGLNQQLNQKQMDETVASSAKKMVNSAVFGQIIILIVYLPIFTLQGIEGKMFKPMAQTVAFALVGAFILSLTYVPMMSSLFLSRKKKRKPNVSDRIMAKIEGIHHSYLIKAIKLRYIIIGIVLTLFACSSYMMTRLGGEFIPALEEGDFAVEARILTGSNIPTTIEYTNKAAKILKDRFPEVEMVVTKIGSGEIPTDPMPMDAGDMIIVLKPKKEWTSASSFPELSSQMSKALEDIPGLSTGFQFPVQMRFNELMTGARQDVVVKIFGENLDSLANNAEKIGKIINTVEGAQDLYIEPINGIPQVVIEFNRALLAQYGLSIGEANRIINMAFAGQSTGMVFEGEKRFDLVVRLAQEQRSNIEDIRNLLIPTPNGNQIPLHQIASVDYKNTPNQIQREDAKRRIVVGFNVKGRDVESVVHELQQKVETQVQLPTGYYTTYGGAFENLNQAKTRLSIAVPVALILIFILLFFAFRSIKESLLIYTAIPLSSIGGILFLTMRDLPFSISAGVGFIALFGIAVLNGIVLVAEYNRLRDSGLQNTIRIVLNGTKTRLRPVLMTAAVASLGFLPMALSNGSGAEVQRPLATVVIGGLLGATFLTLFVLPILYIMFSKIQFKNKPNHLSTIVLIIMSCLGTTTQAQEKSLSEIIALAEKNNLELKQADLNQLYHQKNNYNNRSFAPLEISSEFGQVNSGEFDTKFSINQTLQFPTVFKRQKEFNEGLIRSAELNKKLTLLQVKQQITLVYVAMQTYQKQKNLLLENQLIYQQFLEKANLRLKKGESNRSEVATATIQLKSIENQIKLVNVQIENAARQLQYLSNHTEKIYANTTPIDWNLMGYESIHPNHPMIQVAQQEIELAQQETAIQKSKKIPSISVGYSNQSFSDLDQNRYNSFQVGVQLPIFNKAVNSNIAASQIKVEMAQQEVLLKQNQLHQEYDQIQNQIHTYETIILDFETTQIPAAQSLQQTINRQLLEGEINFLDWVILNNQILEVRSNVLEIRNKKDLALAQLTYYTAQ
- a CDS encoding ABC transporter permease, coding for MKNIILVASREFLSQVKNKAFIIMTILSPLLLVGAGGFIFWLNSANNSEVKNIAVIDESAQFITTFKSDENMIFNIYTPSEAKAIKDTLSGSEYLSALLEIPANTDGNFEHIEKNTKISTNGNLGISNREKIAGMMSDFIEESRLKQSGIDQTALKNTTSNVSLNVYNVKEGKEDKGLELKIALAGALTYIIFMFIMIYGVKVMRSVVEEKNNRVIEIIISSVKPFELMLGKILGTTLVAVTQFSIWIGMTIGLLSIFPMLVSSRMDMAQQALDQQELMEANPDLMQMAAETSEVLLSFNYPLIIFTFIVYFILGYLFYSSIFAAIGSAVDNDTDTQQFTYFPLIPMSIGLYGAFTSLQNPDGPVAFWVSMIPLTSPIAMITRVPFDIPIWELALSIFILLLSTIGMILLASKIYRIGILIYGKKPTLKEMLKWITYKN
- a CDS encoding MGMT family protein, producing the protein MKKEINNSYEEIYQIVRAIPEGKVCTYGIIAQLRATLLIIHT
- a CDS encoding IS1182 family transposase, with translation MYTSSKIVFKDYNPKENLLFPPNLSELIEEKHPVRVISNIIDGLAIKNLINSYKPYGTSSYHPKMLLKVLIYGYLSNIYSSRKLEQALKENIHFMWLSGMNRPDHNTINRFRSERLKGKLKSIFTQIVLLLEKEGIVSLTTTFVDGTKIEANANRYTFVWGRAIKKHKARISEQLEDLWNYAESVAKEELQNTENIEFKEIDSEKVTQTIDKINEVLKDKKIPSKIRQKLNYGKKNWSKNLEKYKKQEEILQQRNSYSKTDTDATFMRMKEDHMKNGQLKPAYNLQISTNKQYILHYSIHHNPTDTKTLKPHLAGFEQHYHRTPKELVADAGYGSEENYNLLKSKKIKPYVKYNYFRKDQKSGQITSSESNPKLAKIREKAYKLLNTVRGIKLRKQRCHDVEPVFAEIKHNKNFKRFMLRGVDKVEIEVGLLAIAHNLKKMAKIT
- a CDS encoding cold shock domain-containing protein, with the translated sequence MNKGTVKFFNEEKGFGFIKETESGKEFFVHVTGLVDKVKENDEVSFDLAEGRKGTMAVNVKTI